The following coding sequences are from one Chiloscyllium punctatum isolate Juve2018m chromosome 48, sChiPun1.3, whole genome shotgun sequence window:
- the LOC140469030 gene encoding kelch-like protein 25 — protein sequence MALLTKYSATASNPAAGGREEATMSEQESPGSDNASLFHKVSHPESVLAQLDSLRRQRLFTDVTLRAGRRSFLCHRAVLAACSRYFAAMFGGGLRESGEPEVDLRASVHPEALEPLLDYAYTARLALSEANAERLLQAGDMLQFPDVRDAAAAFLERRLRPSNCLRLLLLSDAHQCRRLRQRARAACLAHFQRLADGDELCRLPEATLAELLASDELEAEDERAVHSAVVRWARHRPPGGSPRRLSGPLRHVRLALLPAPYLEAWAKAERLLDDDPVGRALVDEARRFQREGGAAAAGTCARPRRAGHTLLILGGPTFLCDQVYELERGRAEGEPELQGRGLEPGHRLGLEGGRGLGEGRGRIVAKARLPSPRKEFSACALGRRVYLSGGRGPENGVSRDVWVYDAAAGDWSKVAPMLVARFGHGSAELRGGVFVLGGHGSAWAPGSAPLTQVERYEPSANTWNSVAPLPDGVSNAAVVSAQFRLYVFGGGASSLPAAERRSRVQRYEPLEDRWAVPAVCPQPWRYTAAAALGSQIFIMGGDTEFTAASAYRFDCDTNQWTRVGDMTAKRMSCHAVASGNKLYVVGGYFGTQRCKTLDCYDPTSDTWSSITTVPYSLIPTAFVSTWKQFPD from the coding sequence AGTAACCCTGCAGCAGGAGGACGGGAAGAAGCGACTATGAGCGAGCAGGAGAGCCCGGGCAGTGATAACGCCTCCCTGTTCCACAAGGTCTCCCACCCGGAAAGCGTCCTGGCCCAACTGGACAGCCTGCGAAGGCAGCGCCTTTTCACCGACGTGACCCTGCGGGCGGGCCGCCGCTCCTTCCTGTGCCACCGGGCGGTGCTGGCCGCCTGCAGCCGCTACTTCGCGGCCATGTTCGGCGGCGGCCTGCGGGAGAGCGGCGAGCCGGAGGTGGACCTGCGGGCCAGCGTGCACCCCGAGGCGCTGGAGCCGCTGCTCGACTACGCGTACACGGCGCGGCTGGCCCTCAGCGAGGCCAACGCCGAGCGGCTGCTGCAGGCCGGCGACATGCTGCAGTTCCCCGACGTCCGCGACGCCGCCGCCGCCTTCCTGGAGCGCCGGCTGCGGCCCTCCAACTGCCTGCGCCTGCTGCTGCTCTCCGACGCGCACCAGTGCCGCCGCCTGCGACAGCGGGCCCGGGCCGCCTGCCTCGCCCACTTCCAGCGCCTGGCCGACGGCGACGAGCTCTGCCGGCTGCCCGAGGCCACCCTGGCCGAGCTGCTGGCCAGCGACGAGCTGGAGGCCGAGGACGAGCGGGCCGTCCACTCGGCCGTCGTGCGCTGGGCCCGGCACCGGCCGCCCGGCGGTAGCCCGCGGCGCCTGTCCGGCCCGCTGCGGCACGTCCGCCTCGCCCTGCTGCCCGCCCCTTACCTCGAGGCCTGGGCGAAGGCCGAGCGCCTCCTCGACGACGACCCGGTCGGCCGCGCGCTGGTGGACGAGGCGCGCCGCTTCCAGCGCGAGGGGGGGGCGGCGGCGGCGGGCACGTGCGCGCGGCCCAGGCGCGCCGGGCACACGCTGCTGATCCTGGGCGGCCCCACTTTCCTGTGCGACCAGGTGTACGAGCTGGAGCGGGGCCGAGCGGAGGGAGAGCCCGAGTTGCAAGGACGGGGCTTGGAACCCGGGCACCGCTTGGGGTTGGAGGGGGGCCGGGGCCTAGGGGAGGGGAGAGGCCGCATCGTCGCCAAGGCGCGCCTGCCCAGCCCCCGCAAGGAATTCAGCGCCTGCGCACTGGGGCGCCGCGTCTACCTGAGCGGGGGGCGGGGACCCGAGAACGGGGTCTCGCGAGACGTCTGGGTCTATGACGCAGCGGCCGGCGATTGGTCCAAAGTGGCGCCAATGTTAGTTGCCCGCTTCGGGCATGGTTCGGCCGAGCTGAGGGGAGGCGTCTTCGTGCTGGGAGGCCACGGTTCTGCCTGGGCCCCGGGCTCGGCCCCTCTCACTCAGGTGGAGCGTTACGAGCCGTCCGCCAACACCTGGAACTCGGTGGCCCCTCTCCCTGACGGCGTCAGTAACGCGGCGGTGGTGAGCGCCCAGTTCCGCCTCTACGTCTTCGGCGGCGGCGCCTCGAGCCTCCCGGCGGCCGAGCGCCGCTCCCGGGTGCAGCGTTATGAGCCGCTGGAGGACCGCTGGGCCGTGCCGGCCGTCTGCCCGCAGCCCTGGCGCTACACGGCCGCCGCCGCCCTGGGCAGCCAGATCTTCATCATGGGCGGCGACACGGAGTTCACGGCGGCCTCGGCCTACCGCTTCGACTGTGACACCAACCAGTGGACTCGGGTGGGCGACATGACGGCCAAGCGCATGAGCTGCCACGCCGTGGCCTCCGGCAACAAGCTGTACGTGGTGGGCGGCTACTTCGGCACCCAGCGCTGCAAGACCCTGGACTGCTATGACCCGACCTCGGACACCTGGAGCAGCATCACCACCGTGCCCTACTCGCTCATTCCCACTGCCTTTGTCAGTACCTGGAagcagttccctgactga